One region of Populus trichocarpa isolate Nisqually-1 chromosome 4, P.trichocarpa_v4.1, whole genome shotgun sequence genomic DNA includes:
- the LOC18097503 gene encoding protein DOG1-like 4, with translation MKGKVGERFSEFFEKWACQLDEYLQLLLRASKQRVINTVCDQRELQTLVSKVTQHYKDYFTIKWSLAHEDVLAFFCPIWGSPLENAYSWFTGWKPSTIFKLIDSTRINRVPGSSLAELTQEQLRKIEELRVKIRLEEEKVEREMERQQVAMADRKMFELARLTGRVKDSETMDQFDGLVEAAMKGLMAGLEKVMKAADCVRLRTLKGVLDVLSPLQCVDFLAATTMLQIQLRQWGKRRDSISRKE, from the coding sequence atgaaaggcAAAGTTGGTGAGAGATTCTCTGAGTTCTTTGAGAAGTGGGCATGTCAACTGGATGAGTATCTACAACTGCTACTGAGGGCATCAAAACAGAGAGTTATTAATACCGTCTGTGATCAGCGAGAGCTACAAACTTTGGTGTCAAAAGTGACACAGCATTACAAAGACTACTTCACTATCAAATGGTCTTTAGCCCATGAAGATGTGCTTGCATTCTTTTGTCCAATTTGGGGTAGCCCTTTAGAGAATGCATATTCATGGTTTACTGGATGGAAACCTTCAACGATATTTAAACTCATTGATTCAACGAGAATAAATCGGGTTCCTGGGTCGAGTCTTGCCGAGCTGACACAGGAACAGCTGAGAAAGATTGAGGAGCTGAGGGTGAAGATAAGGTTAGAGGAAGAGAAGGTGGAGAGGGAAATGGAGAGGCAACAGGTAGCTATGGCAGACAGGAAGATGTTTGAGTTGGCAAGGTTGACAGGCCGGGTCAAGGATAGCGAAACAATGGATCAGTTCGACGGGTTGGTGGAGGCGGCAATGAAGGGACTGATGGCGGGACTAGAGAAGGTTATGAAAGCAGCAGACTGTGTTAGGCTGAGGACTTTGAAGGGAGTTTTGGATGTTTTAAGTCCATTGCAGTGTGTGGACTTCTTAGCTGCAACTACTATGCTCCAAATTCAGCTAAGGCAATGGGGAAAGAGAAGGGATAGTATTAGCAGAAAGGAGTAG
- the LOC7476336 gene encoding CBL-interacting serine/threonine-protein kinase 12 yields MATNKKLGNKSNNSQSQSPLLGRYEIGKLLGHGTFAKVYLARNIKTNESVAIKVIDKEKVLKGGLIAHIKREISILRLVRHPYIVQLFEVMATKAKIYFVMEYVRGGELFNKVAKGRLKEEVARKYFQQLISAVSFCHARGVFHRDLKPENLLLDENGNLKVSDFGLSAVSDQIRQDGLFHTFCGTPAYVAPEVLARKGYDAAKVDIWSCGIVLFVLMAGYLPFHDQNVMVMYKKIYKGEFRCPRWFSSELVRLLHKLLDTNPVTRITIPEIMENRWFKKGFKNIKFYIEDDKVCSVEEEEDVGSSSDQSLSESESEFETRRRVTSLPRPASLNAFDIISFSPGFDLSGLFEEGGEGARFVSGAPVSKIISKLEEIAKVVSFTVRKKDCRVSLEGSREGVRGPLTIAAEIFELTPKLVVVEVKKKGGDRGEYEEFCNKELKPGLQKLMQEESEAAAAPKVITTVPVPSGSPQFTIDPFPTDSSQLPVDPFPTDSTQLPISPFPTDSTQLPIDPFPILSSHLPSDSE; encoded by the coding sequence ATGGCAACCAACAAAAAATTAGGAAACAAGAGCAATAATAGCCAAAGCCAAAGCCCTCTTCTGGGTCGGTACGAGATCGGCAAACTTCTTGGACATGGTACTTTTGCTAAGGTATACCTTGCTAGAAACATTAAAACCAACGAAAGTGTTGCCATCAAAGTCATTGACAAAGAAAAAGTCCTCAAGGGTGGTCTAATTGCTCATATCAAACGTGAAATCTCCATTCTTCGCCTTGTTCGCCACCCCTATATTGTCCAGCTTTTTGAAGTCATGGCTACGAAAGCCAAGATTTACTTTGTCATGGAATATGTTCGTGGTGGTGAGTTGTTCAATAAGGTTGCTAAAGGCAGGTTAAAAGAAGAGGTTGCCAGGAAGTATTTCCAGCAATTGATTTCAGCCGTTTCCTTTTGTCACGCCAGAGGTGTTTTTCATCGCGATTTGAAGCCGGAGAACTTGTTGCTTGATGAGAATGGTAACTTGAAAGTCTCCGATTTTGGATTGAGCGCAGTGTCTGATCAGATTAGACAAGATGGTTTGTTCCATACTTTTTGTGGGACACCGGCTTATGTTGCTCCTGAAGTTCTTGCAAGAAAAGGGTACGATGCTGCTAAGGTTGATATCTGGTCTTGTGGGATTGTTCTGTTTGTGTTAATGGCTGgttacttaccatttcatgatcAAAATGTCATGGTTATGTATAAAAAGATTTACAAGGGGGAGTTTAGATGTCCTAGGTGGTTCTCTTCTGAGCTAGTCAGGCTTCTTCATAAACTTCTGGATACTAACCCTGTTACAAGAATTACAATCCCTGAGATTATGGAGAACAGGTGGTTCAAAAAGGGGtttaagaatattaaattttatatcgaAGATGATAAAGTTTGTAGcgttgaagaggaggaagaTGTGGGTTCATCTTCTGATCAATCATTATCTGAATCGGAATCGGAATTCGAAACTAGAAGAAGGGTTACCTCTTTGCCTAGACCTGCAAGTTTGAATGCTTTTGACATTATATCGTTTTCGCCTGGATTTGATTTATCTGGGTTGTTCGAGGAAGGTGGAGAGGGAGCAAGGTTTGTTTCGGGGGCCCCTGTGTCGAAGATTATATCTAAACTGGAGGAGATTGCGAAAGTTGTTAGCTTTACAGTGAGGAAAAAGGACTGTAGAGTGAGTTTGGAAGGGTCTAGAGAAGGTGTGAGAGGTCCATTAACAATTGCAGCTGAGATATTTGAGTTGACACCGAAATTGGTTGTGGTGGAGGttaaaaagaaaggaggggATAGAGGAGAGTACGAGGAGTTTTGTAATAAGGAATTGAAACCTGGATTGCAGAAGTTGATGCAGGAGGAATCCGAGGCTGCTGCTGCTCCTAAAGTTATTACTACTGTTCCTGTGCCATCGGGATCTCCACAATTCACCATCGATCCTTTTCCTACTGATTCTTCACAATTACCCGTTGATCCTTTTCCTACCGATTCCACACAATTACCTATTAGTCCTTTTCCTACCGATTCTACACAATTACCTATTGATCCTTTTCCTATCCTTTCTTCACATTTACCTTCGGATTCCgaatag